Genomic segment of Corticium candelabrum chromosome 16, ooCorCand1.1, whole genome shotgun sequence:
AGTGCAGAACGTCAGAAACTGATCCACCAACAGCAAGGCGCAGTCCAGTGTACTCTGTGCAAACGATGATTCCCGAGTCGAGGCGGCTCGGCTCAGCTCTAGACAGTTTTAGTTCATAAGTGTCTTGCCGACTGATACAATCTAGTTGacttttgtttctctttcaaGGGATAGCGTGACCGTTTTTTTTATTGCGGCAGCGATACTGGGGTAAGAGACCGGAGgaggtgtgtgcatgtttaaCGCAAATTCCCGCGTATGCACTCCGGTTATAATTTGGGCAGAGAAAAACACAAAGCCCGGATAACGTATTTGTGACCAACTCACGTCGAGAGTCGCAGCTATTTCGACATTTCATTGAACGTCATCACTTCGAAGATGTTGCTACCGTTGCTAGGTGATTGGGCCGAGCAAATTAACACGAATTTTCACCTACTAGAGTAGAATCGGTAATTGGGCGGAGATAATTGTTTCCCGTCGAGGTAACCAACCACGTTTTGGTGTTGCAGCTAATTCGACAGTGACGGTGACAGTCTcgttggacgtcgtcacttcgaagactgGGCGTGTGCGAGCGAAATTCAGTGGCGCTGCGACTCGCCGTTTTGGAGATACGCTCTTACATAccgatacacagacagacagacagacagacagttagacagaaGCTGTCCTTTATATTTATCTAGATagtaaattaacaaattttaAAAGCTCTGCTTCGTGATCATTGTTTGATTAACGTCTAACGAAAACAAATAACTAAGCTAACTAGCGTCTTGATAAACTCCACAATGTCAAGAAATGTTTATCACATTAAATTTTACAATGTTGTTTGCGTGATATATCACATTGCAGTGATGTATTCACCTGTCGTTGAGTCGCTTGTATATTTACGAGTTGGTGCTGGAGAATATCTCGGTTCACAATCGAGATCGGGAATCACATAACCTGTCTCTGCTCTCGGTTTTCCTTCGAGATCGGGAATCACATAACCTGTCTCTGCTCTCGTTTTTCCTTCGAGATCGGAAATCACATAATCTGTCTCTGCTCTCGGTCTTCCTTCTGGGGCAAGAAAATCATCCCCACGCGCTTTAACATCACATTCTACTGCTTTAGCATCATCATTTTCAGTCGAGTCAAGATAATTACCATCACATTCTGCTGCTCTGTTGTTGTCGACACGATCAATTAAGTCGAGATAACCAGAACTACCTTTTGTCATCTTGTCTTGTTCATCATCGCGTCTGTACTCCTCGATGGATTCGTAATGAGCATTAGAACCAGCATTTCCTACTTGTTGTACCTTACCATTCTCTACTACACTGTGTTTGCCTCCCGTCCAAAATACTTTACCGGATGAATGACCTGGTGACAAGTCGACATTCCGCGAGGTGTAAGTAGACTCACGAGAATGTTTGCTCAATGCCATGTAATTGCTTGATTGTGGGACGGTGGGAAGAGGACGTCCTTGATGCAGGTAGTAGTCTTCTTCACTTGTTGTGTGTGGAAATTCATCATATGCTAAATTCTTCGCTTGCAATTTTCTGTGACTGAGAGCCATGACGTCTAGAGGTAAAGTTGTGGacctacaatacaaactgTTGGAGATGATGGGACGGATTAGATGCACGTGGAATATATACAACTgggtaaacatatacaactgggtaaacatatacaactgggtaaacatatacaactaggtaaacatatacaactaggtaaacatatacaactgggtaaacatatacaactaggtaaacatatacaactgggtaaacatatacaactaggtaaacatatacaactgggtaaacatatacaactgggtaaacatatacaactaggtaaacatatacaactaggtaaacatatacaactgggtaaacatatacaactaggtaaacatatacaactgggtaaatatatacaactaggtaaacatatacaactaggtaaacatatacaactaggtaaacatatacaactaggtaaacatatacaactaggtaaacatatacaactaggtaaacatatacaactgggtaaacatatacaactaggtaaacatatacaactggGTAAATATATACAACTgggtaaacatatacaactgggtaaacatatacaactgggtaaacatatacaactgggtaaacatatacaactaggtaaacatatacaactaggtaaacatatacaactaggtaaacatatacaactgggtaaacatatacaactgggtaaacatatacaactaggtaaacatatacaactaggtaaacatatacaactgggtaaacatatacaactaggtaaacatatacaactggGTAAATATATACAACTgggtaaacatatacaactgggtaaacatatacaactaggtaaacatatacaactaggtaaacatatacaactaggtaaataTATACAACTgggtaaacatatacaactaggtaaacatatacaactaggtaaataTATACAACTgggtaaacatatacaactaggtaCCAGTAACCTGTTCCTGATTATTGTCACAATGACGAGTGCCACAATAGCAACAAGCGCTACAACTCCTGCTATAACAGCGCCAATCAGGATTACCGACGTTGAGCTACCCGTGCTGTCTAGAATGTTAGAAGAAAATGTTGAAATGAACACACATGATGGGAACTAAGAGTCACACCTTCAGGCTTAGTTGTTGCTTCTACTGCTGctagttttgttgttgctgctgcatttGCTCTTGCTGTTGCTCctgctgcttttgttgttgttgttgttgttgttgttgttgttgttgttgctgctgttgctgctgctgttgctgctgctgctgttgttgctgctgctgttgctgctgctgctgttgttgctgctattgttgcttttgttgttgctgctgcatttGCTCTTGCTGTTGCTCctgctgcttttgttgttgttgttgttgttgttgttgttgttgctgctgttgctgctgctgttgctgctgctgctgttgttgctgctgctgttgctgctgctgctgttgttgctgctgttgttgctgcagttgttgctgctgttgttgctgttgttgcttctgctgttgttgctgctgttgttgctgctgttgctgctgctgttgttgctgctattgttgctgctgttgctgctgctattgttgcttttgttgttgctgctgttgttgcttttgttgttgctgctgttgttgctgctgttgttgctgttgttgctgctgctgttgttgctgctgttgttgctgctgttgctgctgctattgttgttgctgctgttgttgctgcagttgttgctgcagttgttgctgcagttgttgctgcagttgttgctgctgatgttgctgctgttgttgctcttgttgttgctgctgctgttgttgcttttgttgttgctgccattgttggctctgttgttggtgttgctgttgttgttttcgttgttgctgctgctgttgttgctgctgtttttgctgctgctgttgatgCTACTGTAGTCACTGGGCTTGTAGTAGAAGGACCAAGCGTTATGAGTCGAGGAGTTGCAGGAGGAAATGTAGGGCCAACGTCACCAACAGTATCATTTGCTGGTACTCTGTATGTTGCACCTACATTATAAGACACTACACTACACCGtttatgacacacacacgcacgcacgcacgcacacacacacacacacacacacacacacacacacacaatacaatttacaacaacagcaactgacTGTCACACATTATCAGCCAGCAAACCTGGAAATACTTCCACTTCAGCAATAGCAAGCACACCACTGTATCCAACAGCTGTGAGACGAATAACGTCACAGTCTGTTACTTCAGGTTGAAGCAACCAGTTGGACAACGACTGCGTTGATACAGACATAGTCCATTGTATTCCACTGCTTGAGTTGCTAAATGTCACATTCAGTGTGGTGATGTTTTGTGAGGTATTTGGATCTAAAGTGACTCTCAAGCGGCTGATGTGGTAAACTTGTTGAAGATTCACTTCCCACCATGGAGACATCTCACCACCAGCCGTCACAgctttgttgtgtctgttaCCATCTACAGACTTCACACCAACATCAGACTGACCAGATGGTACAGAACTGAGAGTGACGGGTTTCATATACGCAATGTTATTCACAAAAACTGAAAATAAGAGAGAAATCAGAAGACTCAGattgacagagagagacacatGAATAACCTGGATAAACTTGAACTTCTGCTAGATTCAACGTCCCACCAACAGATCCGCTCTTTAGGATAGACACGTACTGACCAACAACAGGAGGCCGGCAGTGTAGTGTTTGAGGTCAGTTAATGTCATTAAGTGAGGACACGCCCTTGCGGCTACTACTATCTATTACTTAGGTTTCTAGCCCTGCCACTTGTATTCAGTTCTGTTCTAGccttggtacagtacagtacggaaAGCTACTCGTACGTAGCACGTTGTCTACTCGGTCCTCAGACTACACATTTCACATTGGCGACGAGGTGAACTATGGCTACGAACAGGGACTCAGAGCGCCGACCTATCGAAACTCTCGATATCACAGGCCCCGCACACATTGTTGCAGAACGATGGCGGAAGTGGAAGAGGAGCTTCCAATATTACATAGCAGGTCAAGGCATCACCGATCACTCTCGTCAACGCAGTCTCCTGTTACACTACGCAGGTACAGCTGTGCAGGACATACACGAGAGCCTCACAGAAGCCGCAGTTACAGACGATAATACGGCATTTTCTCGTACTGTGGATGCCCTTGACACATATTTCCAGTGCGCGCCCAACACGCCCTACGAGCGCCATACCTTTCGTCAGATGAGACAGAACGATGATGAGTCAGTAGACCAGTTTGCGTCCCGTCTCCGCATGCAGGCAAAACACTGCAATTTTCAAGATGCAGACGACCAACTTCGAGATCAGCTGATCGAACACATCCGTGATGCTCGACTCCGCCGCAAATTACTTGAAACTGTCGATATACACCTGCGAGACGTCTTGAAGACAGCACGTGTTTGGGAGTCAGTTGACCAACAAGCAAGAGGAATGCAGCACGCTCTCACACCTGCCGCCGTAACCAATGCCAGTGGAAAAAAGCCAGACGACATTGCAGCTGTCCGATACCGCAGACAATTGCCAAAAGGTCAAGAAAAAACCCACAGCGACGCCCCAGCATGCACACATTGTGGTCGATCAGGACACTATGCACGCTCTGAAGCTTGTCCAGCACGTGGGAAGACTTGTAACAAGTGTCACAAGCGCAACCACTTTGCGTCACAGTGCCGCAGTCAAGGAGTTTCCGCGTCATCTTCGGGCTCACCGCAACGTCGCGGTACCAACCACGCCTCCGAccgcagacagacacacagaccaccTGCTCGCCGCAGTGACCGCGCTCATCAAGTCACCGCATCTTCCCAACCGGATTCTGGAGAAGATGAGGATGAGTCATTCGCCTTTACGATTGGTGATTACGACGGCCAAATGTCAAAGCAGCTGTCAACTTCAACACCAACAACCATGATTAGTTTGAACGGCGTTACCACACAAGCACTAATCGACTCTGGAGCTTCTTGCAATATTATGGGTGACGATCTCTTTCACAAACTCTGTTCACAAGGCCTGAACGTAACGCTACGAGTAACGAGCAAGACGCTGTACGCTTACGCCTCACGTCAACCACTTGACGTCGTTGGTCAGTTCACGGCCAACGCTACGATACACGGAAGAACAACGCCCACCGAATTTGTGGTAATTCGGTCGAAGGGGCAGCTTCTCCTCGGCAGGAAATCAGCTCAACAGTTTGGAGTACTGCGGTTGAAACCTGAGCGACCGCACACCGCACACACGGTCAACACGTCTGGTGATCAGTTCCGGGTCGACATCGAACAGCGATACCCGCAGCTCTTTCACGGTGTCGGCAAGCTGGATGGCTACCAAGCGCATATTCACATTGATCCGCAGGTCAGACCAGTCGCACAAAAGCCACGACGGATTCCTTTCGCACTTAGAAAGCCTGTTTCGGACAGATTGGAAGAACTCCTTACGAAGGACATTATCGAGAAAGTCGACGGTCCTACGTCATGGGTTAGTCCAGTTGTCGTCGCGCCGAAGGCGTCCGGAGAAATACGCCTATGTGTTGACATGCGCCGTGCGAACGAGGCAATTATCCGTGAACGTTACCCAATTCCAACGGTTGATGAAATTCTACAAGCACTGAACGGCAGCACTGTCTTTTCAAAGCTTGATCTTCGATGGGGATTTCACCAGGTCGAGCTTGACGAGGCGTCACGTGATATCACTACATTCGCTGTCAACGACGGTCTCTACCGCTACAAACGCATGATGTTTGGCATCACATCGGCGCCAGAGAAGTACCAACACATTGTCAGCCAACTTTTGACCGATTGTCCGGGTGCACTGAATATTGCGGACGATCTCATTGTCTACGGGCCAGACCAAGGGACACATGACGCTAACCTGTTCCGAGTACTCGATCGCCTTCGAGAATGTGGTCTCACCCTCAACCTACAGAAGTGTTGGTTTCGCAGAACTAAAGTCGAGTTTTATGGCCTACAGCTGTCAGGACAGGGAGTAGAGCCATCCAAGGACAAAATTCAGGCAATCATCGATGCACCACGCCCAAGTACCGCAGCAGAACTACGCAGCTTTCTTGGGATCGTGGGATTCAGCGCTCGATTCCTACCCGACCTCTCCACGACTGCAGAGCCTCTACGCCGaatcacacacagaaacaattcCTTCACGTGGACCGACGAGCAAGAGCGAGCTTTCACgaaactaaagaaacagcTTGCTAAAGCCACCGCACTCGCGTACTTCGACCACACTGCACGTACACAGGTCATCGCAGACGCCAGCCCTGTTGGTCTCGGAGCAGTTCTCGTACAACAACAACCTAACGGTTCGTCTCGTGCAATCTGCTATGCCAGCCGCACGCTCACCAGTGTCGAACGCCGCTACAGTCAGACGGAGAAGGAAGCTTTAGGTCTTGTTTGGGCTTGTGAACGTTTTCACCAGTACCTGTACGGCACAACTTTTGACCTTGTCACCGATCACAAACCTCTCCAAGTGATATACTCTCAATCGTCAAAGCCATCTGCACGCATCGAACGATGGGTTCTTCGACTCCAGGCGTACACTTTCAAAGTAAAGTACGTCACCGGACCAAACAACATTGCTGACGCCTTGTCACGTTTACCGACCACCAGGATCGACGACGCAGTGGACACAGGTGATACTGAAGAGTCAGTCCACATAGTTACGCAGTGTACCGCTCCGTGTGCTATAGCAATAAAGGACATTGAAACCGCTTCAGCTAGTGATGATGAGCTACAGACCATCCGCCGATGCATAAGCACCAACGACTGGACACATCTCCCTCACAAGTTCATGCCGGTTCGCCACGAACTTACAGCTATCGGTCAAGTCGTTCTTCGCGGTACCAGGATAGTACCTCCTTCATGCTACCGTGACCGCATCCTGGAGTTAGCTCATGAAGGCCATCAAGGAATAGTAAAGACGAAGGAACGCCTCCGCACTAAAGTATGGTGGCCTGGTATCGACCGACAAGCGGAAATGACGTGTAAAACTTGTATCAGTTGTCAAGCCGTCAGTCAGCCGCTTCCTCCAGCTCCAGTCAAATCAACGGCACTACCACAAGGACCGTGGGAAGACCTAGCCACAGATTTGCTGGGACCTCTACCGACAGGAGAAACGCTACTCGTCACCGTAGACTACTACAGCCGCTACTTCGAGGTTGACATTCTACGGTCTACTACCGCGCAGTCCGTCATCAACCGTCTCAATGTTCATTTTGCACGGTACGGTATCCCGCGAAGCATTCGCACCGACAACGGACCGCAGTTCATTGCTTCCGAGTTCACTGCTTTCCTCAACGAGCTAGGAATCCAGCATCGCCGGAACACACCTCTTTGGCCACGGGCAAATGGAGAAGTAGAACGACAGAACCGTACTCTGTTGAAGGCCATCAAGGTCGCGAATCTTGAACAGAAACCATGGCGAGTGGAGTTACAAAGATTTCTACTAGCCTACCGGTCTACACCTCATTCAACAACAGGTGTCAGTCCCGCCGAGCTACTCTTTCGCCGTCCAATGCGCAGCAAGCTACCCGCTATCACGGATACGGTAAGTGATGACGTATCTGTTCGTGATCGTGACTCTGCACGTAAGCAAACCACGAAAGATTATGCTGACCAGTCGAGTCGTGCCCTGGACCATCCTGTCACAGAGGGAGACAGAGTTCTTGTCAGAAATACGACTCCTGCGAATAAGCTCAGTCCTACTTTCTTGCCGGATCCGTACACAGTTGTTTCTCGTCACGGGGATCAGCTTGTCCTCGAATCTCCGGGAAAAGTCAAGGTTAAACGCAACGTCCAGCTGACGAAGCCGGTATGCGAAAGGAAGGAAAGAGATGAGGACGTTGAGATATCAGCAGGCAGCAGTGAAAGTGCAAACACCGACAGCAACACCCAGGCAGATACTGGAGACCAAGCTGCAGCCACGACCCCGACACAAGACATGTCTGAGCCAGCGACACAACAATCAGAACGACCGAAGCGAACTATAGTCCCTCCTGCGCGATTTAAATCGTTTGTGACTTCGTTTCGTTAGTTTGTATACGTTCAATTTGTTCTCCGTATTGTTTATCTAAAGGAAGGGAGGGAAATGTAGTGTTTGAGGTCAGTTAATGTCATTAAGTGAGGACACGCCCTTGCGGCTACTACTATCTATTACTTAGGTTTCTAGCCCTGCCACTTG
This window contains:
- the LOC134192391 gene encoding uncharacterized protein K02A2.6-like; amino-acid sequence: MATNRDSERRPIETLDITGPAHIVAERWRKWKRSFQYYIAGQGITDHSRQRSLLLHYAGTAVQDIHESLTEAAVTDDNTAFSRTVDALDTYFQCAPNTPYERHTFRQMRQNDDESVDQFASRLRMQAKHCNFQDADDQLRDQLIEHIRDARLRRKLLETVDIHLRDVLKTARVWESVDQQARGMQHALTPAAVTNASGKKPDDIAAVRYRRQLPKGQEKTHSDAPACTHCGRSGHYARSEACPARGKTCNKCHKRNHFASQCRSQGVSASSSGSPQRRGTNHASDRRQTHRPPARRSDRAHQVTASSQPDSGEDEDESFAFTIGDYDGQMSKQLSTSTPTTMISLNGVTTQALIDSGASCNIMGDDLFHKLCSQGLNVTLRVTSKTLYAYASRQPLDVVGQFTANATIHGRTTPTEFVVIRSKGQLLLGRKSAQQFGVLRLKPERPHTAHTVNTSGDQFRVDIEQRYPQLFHGVGKLDGYQAHIHIDPQVRPVAQKPRRIPFALRKPVSDRLEELLTKDIIEKVDGPTSWVSPVVVAPKASGEIRLCVDMRRANEAIIRERYPIPTVDEILQALNGSTVFSKLDLRWGFHQVELDEASRDITTFAVNDGLYRYKRMMFGITSAPEKYQHIVSQLLTDCPGALNIADDLIVYGPDQGTHDANLFRVLDRLRECGLTLNLQKCWFRRTKVEFYGLQLSGQGVEPSKDKIQAIIDAPRPSTAAELRSFLGIVGFSARFLPDLSTTAEPLRRITHRNNSFTWTDEQERAFTKLKKQLAKATALAYFDHTARTQVIADASPVGLGAVLVQQQPNGSSRAICYASRTLTSVERRYSQTEKEALGLVWACERFHQYLYGTTFDLVTDHKPLQVIYSQSSKPSARIERWVLRLQAYTFKVKYVTGPNNIADALSRLPTTRIDDAVDTGDTEESVHIVTQCTAPCAIAIKDIETASASDDELQTIRRCISTNDWTHLPHKFMPVRHELTAIGQVVLRGTRIVPPSCYRDRILELAHEGHQGIVKTKERLRTKVWWPGIDRQAEMTCKTCISCQAVSQPLPPAPVKSTALPQGPWEDLATDLLGPLPTGETLLVTVDYYSRYFEVDILRSTTAQSVINRLNVHFARYGIPRSIRTDNGPQFIASEFTAFLNELGIQHRRNTPLWPRANGEVERQNRTLLKAIKVANLEQKPWRVELQRFLLAYRSTPHSTTGVSPAELLFRRPMRSKLPAITDTVSDDVSVRDRDSARKQTTKDYADQSSRALDHPVTEGDRVLVRNTTPANKLSPTFLPDPYTVVSRHGDQLVLESPGKVKVKRNVQLTKPVCERKERDEDVEISAGSSESANTDSNTQADTGDQAAATTPTQDMSEPATQQSERPKRTIVPPARFKSFVTSFR
- the LOC134192491 gene encoding ice-structuring glycoprotein-like, translating into MKPVTLSSVPSGQSDVGVKSVDGNRHNKAVTAGGEMSPWWEVNLQQVYHISRLRVTLDPNTSQNITTLNVTFSNSSSGIQWTMSVSTQSLSNWLLQPEVTDCDVIRLTAVGYSGVLAIAEVEVFPGATYRVPANDTVGDVGPTFPPATPRLITLGPSTTSPVTTVASTAAAKTAATTAAATTKTTTATPTTEPTMAATTKATTAAATTRATTAATSAATTAATTAATTAATTAATTAATTIAAATAATTAATTAAATTATTAATTAATTKATTAATTKATIAAATAATIAATTAAATAATTAATTAEATTATTAATTAATTAATTAAAATAAATTAAAATAAATAATTTTTTTTTTKAAGATARANAAATTKATIAATTAAAATAAATTAAAATAAATAATTTTTTTTTTTTKAAGATARANAAATTKLAAVEATTKPEDSTGSSTSVILIGAVIAGVVALVAIVALVIVTIIRNRSTTLPLDVMALSHRKLQAKNLAYDEFPHTTSEEDYYLHQGRPLPTVPQSSNYMALSKHSRESTYTSRNVDLSPGHSSGKVFWTGGKHSVVENGKVQQVGNAGSNAHYESIEEYRRDDEQDKMTKGSSGYLDLIDRVDNNRAAECDGNYLDSTENDDAKAVECDVKARGDDFLAPEGRPRAETDYVISDLEGKTRAETGYVIPDLEGKPRAETGYVIPDLDCEPRYSPAPTRKYTSDSTTGEYITAM